A window of Limosilactobacillus sp. WILCCON 0051 genomic DNA:
CAAGCAGTGCTATATTGCCATGGCTAATATGATGACGGCGGCGGCTGCGCTAAAGATTGATTCCTGTCCAATCGAAGGCTTTAATCGCGAAAAAGTCGAATCCTACCTGGCTGAAAAAGGCATTTTAGACCGTCAGCACTGGGGATTAGCCGTGATGGTAAGTTTCGGCTATCGCGATGAGCCGATCAAGCCCAAATCGCGGCAGGCTATTTCTGACATCTACCGCACGATCAAATAGACAAGGAGCAAGAATATGGCTAAAGAAATGCTGGTTGCGACGACTGAAAAGATTCCGGGCCATAACTATGAGGTTTTAGGCGAGGTCTTTGGCGTTACTACCCAATCCAAAAACGTTTTTTCCAATATCGGCGCCGGACTGAAAAACGTGGTTGGCGGCGAGATCAAAGCCTATACCAAAATGCTGCATGAATCACGTGAGGTCGCAATTGCCAGACTGCGCGAGGATGCCGAGGCCAAA
This region includes:
- a CDS encoding heavy metal-binding domain-containing protein, coding for MAKEMLVATTEKIPGHNYEVLGEVFGVTTQSKNVFSNIGAGLKNVVGGEIKAYTKMLHESREVAIARLREDAEAKGADAVVMMRFDSGSIGTDMQSVVAYGTAVKFTD